Within the Ignavibacteria bacterium genome, the region TTGTTAAATACTTCAAGTGTGTTGCCGAATTTTACGCCGATGGTTTTGTTCTTCTTCGCCGCAACAGTTTGCAAACACTTTACAACATCAATCGCATCAGCAAAAGAAATATTTACGTCATATACTTTTGGATTTACTTCAACGTTGGTGTAACCAAGTTTTTCAAAAAGCAAATGTTCGAGTTTTTCTTTTCCCAACATCGGCGGATTCATTTTGATAATCACGTTGAAATCCATTTCACACAAGAGAAATTCGCAAATACGTTCTATCTCGTTTGCTGGTGTTCCGTGAAATGTCGAAAGCGTAATGCTGTTTCCTATTTCCGTTTTGAAATCAAAATTTCTGAACGAAGAAAACTCATCGGGAATTTCTTTTCGCAACCCGCCAATAATTGTCGAAGCATTTTTCATCACATTCAACCACGCGCGAATTTCTTTCGATTGAATTCCGTGCAAATCGTAACCAACGCTGATGTCGAAAACGGTTCGTGGTTTGAGATGTGCGATTTGAGATGTGGGATTTGAGTTGAAAATTTCTTTGTTCCACTCTCCGCGCTCTATGCTCTTTGCTCTATGCTCTTCGCTCAAAATTTTACTCGCTTCTAAAATCTCAACGAGCATACTCGCTTTCACATATTCGCGTAGCGATTCATCGAGCAATAATTCTTGCGACCATTCCGTGTTGTAGCCGATTGTCGTAATATCAATGCACGGACGAGAAAGTTGAAGTCTATCATTGAGTTGCACGGTTTTGAGTTCCAACATTCGCGCACCGGCAAGCCACGAGAGAATAATATTTTGTGCGAGTTGAGTATGCGGGCCCGCGGCGGGACCTACGGGATTCGATGCAATGTTTCCGCAAAACGAAACGGACAAATCAAGTTCGGGATTCGCACGATAAAATTTTCGCGACGGCAAATCGAAAATAGAATCGTTGCGTTCGTATTCGTAGTAAATACGTT harbors:
- a CDS encoding glutamate synthase, translated to MAELVPIPFEKLLKRIYYEYERNDSIFDLPSRKFYRANPELDLSVSFCGNIASNPVGPAAGPHTQLAQNIILSWLAGARMLELKTVQLNDRLQLSRPCIDITTIGYNTEWSQELLLDESLREYVKASMLVEILEASKILSEEHRAKSIERGEWNKEIFNSNPTSQIAHLKPRTVFDISVGYDLHGIQSKEIRAWLNVMKNASTIIGGLRKEIPDEFSSFRNFDFKTEIGNSITLSTFHGTPANEIERICEFLLCEMDFNVIIKMNPPMLGKEKLEHLLFEKLGYTNVEVNPKVYDVNISFADAIDVVKCLQTVAAKKNKTIGVKFGNTLEVFNKGNFLKENVQYLSGQPLHVLHLALVNEWRKIFSGEFPVSFSAGVDANNFADCVAIGLVPITTCTDLLRPGGYGRLPQYLLNLERRMKDVGAKTIDEFIVKSNYELRIRNYELGSGELATRNSQLNTDSHTSHIPHRTSAIIQNTTLLIEKSITNPRYHFSSNYKPPRKIGSHLVLFDCISCDKCIPVCPNDANFYFEIEPTEIHFNNIEIANGSWKEIDGGIFSVKDKHQIANFADACNECGNCDVFCPEDGGPYIEKPRFFGS